The following are from one region of the Dreissena polymorpha isolate Duluth1 chromosome 2, UMN_Dpol_1.0, whole genome shotgun sequence genome:
- the LOC127870202 gene encoding integumentary mucin C.1-like, translating into MAIGTEFMKDCHIDRNGFATSTTTTTQTTTPTTTPITTQTTTPTTTPTTTPTTTPTTTPTTTPTTTPTTTPTTTQTTTPTTTPTTTPTTTPTTTPTTTPTTTPTTTPTSSPTTTPTSTSTTTQTTTQTTTPITVPTTTPTTTPTTIPTTTPTTTPTTTPTTTPTTTPTTIQTTIPITTPTTTPITTPTTTQTTTPTTTPTTSPTTEQTTTQTTTPINKPTTTPTLHQPLHQRLHQPLNHTLRQPLHQNHPLHQPLQQPIHQQP; encoded by the exons ATGGCTATTGGCACAGAATTTATGAAAGACTGCCACATCGACAGGAATGGAT TTGCAACATCTACAACAACCACTACACAAACCACTACACCAACCACTACACCAATCACTACACAAACCACTACACCAACCACTACACCAACCACTACACCAACCACTACACCAACCACTACACCAACCACTACACCAACCACTACACCAACCACTACACCAACCACTACACAAACCACTACACCAACCACTACACCAACCACTACACCAACCACTACACCAACCACTACACCAACCACTACACCAACCACTACACCCACCACTACACCAACCTCTTCACCAACCACTACACCAACCAGTACATCAACCACTACACAAACTACTACACAAACAACTACACCAATCACTGTACCAACAACTACACCAACCACTACACCAACCACTATACCAACCACTACACCAACCACTACACCAACGACTACACCAACAACTACACCAACGACCACACCAACCACTATACAAACCACTATACCAATCACCACACCAACAACTACACCAATCACTACACCAACGACCACACAAACAACTACACCAACGACGACACCAACTACTTCACCAACAACTGAACAAACCACTACACAAACCACTACACCAATCAATAAACCAACAACTACACCAACGCTTCACCAACCACTACACCAACGGCTACATCAACCACTAAACCACACACTTCGTCAACCACTACACCAAAACCACCCACTACACCAACCACTACAACAACCAATACACCAACAACCTTGA